A window of the Xenopus laevis strain J_2021 chromosome 9_10L, Xenopus_laevis_v10.1, whole genome shotgun sequence genome harbors these coding sequences:
- the LOC121398049 gene encoding oocyte zinc finger protein XlCOF7.1-like, translated as MSNIIQLLTGEVAIRTHHVSIYFSLDEWDYIKGNKDLYEDGEKEESQKLHPLDCEYEDKRDITADLGGTLCYNNETSKIGAEGTVVCTNGSPTNPEICPVEQPPPANGIIEEVVACEEGNQSDCSINPLTEQIKGTDTLTPIMEMNNSSECHKDFTTEAGLLQHQETHNKVNPFVCSVCEKHFVCHSDLIVHQRSHTQKKPFSCSECGKCFTRRTGLKTHLRIHTAKKPLTSTLTQCQKYFAHHSDIARHHCLQKGEKPFTCTECGKCFTHSLDLTIHSRIHTGEKPYACTECGKVFTHNHDLTIHLRIHTGEKPYMCPECGKCFRDRASLNSHQNIHTGEKPFSCSECGKSFTHHRDLIRHLRIHTEEKPFTCPECGKYFTHSQGLTFHSKIHTEKKPFTCPECGKSFTCISQLTRHLRIHTGEKPFTCTECGKGFTHCHDLTVHLRVHTGEKPYICPECEKSFSCISQLTRHRRIHTGEKPFTCTVCGKCFMYRYQLTAHSRLHTGEKPVTVPIQ; from the exons atgtccaacatcatccagctgctgactggagag gttgccataaggactcatcatgtttccatctatttttccttggacgagtgggactatataaaaggaaacaaggacctTTACGAGGATGGGGAGAAGGAGGAGTCTCAGAAGCTCCACCCACTGG ACTGTGAATATGAAGATAAGAGAGATATTACAGCTGATCTGGGAGGAAcattatgttataataatgagACAAGCAAGATTGGGGCTGAAGGAACAGTTGTTTGTACCAATGGAAGTCCCACAAACCCTGAAATTTGTCCAGtggaacagcccccaccagccaatggGATTATAGAGGAAGTGGTTGCATGTGAagagggaaaccaatcagattgcagcattaatccacttacagaacagataaaGGGAACAGATACACTTACTCCTATCATGGAGATGAATAACTCTTCTGAGTGCCATAAAGATTTTACTACTGAAGCCGGTCTTCTCCAGCATCAGGAAACTCACAACAAAGTAAATCCATTTGTCTGTTCTGTGTgtgagaaacattttgtgtgtcattcagaccTTATTGTACATCAGAGAAGTCACACACAAAAGAAACCATTTTCCTGCtctgaatgtggcaaatgtttcacCCGTCGCACAGGCCTTAAGACACATCTCAGAATTCACACAGCAAAGAAACCATTGACTTCAACTTTAACTCAATGTCAGAAATATTTTGCACATCACTCTGATATCGCTAGACACCACTGCCTTCAGAAAGGAGAAAAGCCATTCACTTGTactgaatgtggcaaatgttttacCCATAGTCTAGACCTTACCATTCATTCCaggattcacacaggagagaaaccatacgCTTGTACTGAATGTGGGAAAGTTTTTACCCATAACCACGACCTTACTATTCATCtgagaattcacacaggagagaaaccctaCATGTGCCctgaatgtggcaaatgtttcagGGATCGCGCAAGCCTAAATTCCCATCAGAATATTcatacaggagagaaaccattttcctGTTCTGAATGTGGAAAAAGTTTTACTCATCACAGAGACCTTATAAGACATCTCAGAATTCACACAgaagagaaaccattcacttgccCTGAATGTGGGAAATATTTTACCCATAGCCAAGGCCTTACCTTTCATTCCAAAATTCACACAGAAAAGAAACCATTCACTTGCCCTGAATGTGGGAAATCTTTCACCTGTATATCACAGCTTACCAGGCATCTCAGAatacacacaggagagaaaccattcacttgtactgAATGTGGGAAAGGTTTTACCCATTGCCACGACCTTACTGTTCATCTGAgagttcacacaggagagaaaccatacaTTTGCCCTGAATGTGAGAAATCTTTCTCATGTATATCACAGCTTACCAGACATCgcagaattcacacaggagagaaaccattcacttgtactgtatgtgggaaatgttttatgtaTCGTTACCAGCTCACTGCACATTCCCGGttacacacaggagagaaaccagtAACTGTACCTATACAATGA